The following proteins are co-located in the Bacteroidota bacterium genome:
- a CDS encoding Bax inhibitor-1 family protein, protein MDTYNLSAPVASLGSEARAAFVTRTYLHLFGAILLFTGIEVALFKSGLAFPIAEAMLSVNWLLVLGGFVIVSWFASRTAHSALSPAAQYAALGGFVFAQAIIFVPLLYIANTVAPGVIGSAAWVTLLGFTGLTAVAVLTGKDFSVLGGLLKWGFIVAIVAIVAGVLFGFELGTWFSVAMIGLAGAAILYDTSKILRDYPEDRHVAASLELFASVALMFWYVLRLMMSRN, encoded by the coding sequence ATGGATACCTACAATCTCTCCGCTCCCGTCGCATCCCTCGGTTCCGAGGCGCGGGCGGCGTTTGTCACGCGGACCTACCTCCACCTGTTCGGCGCGATCCTGCTCTTCACGGGCATCGAGGTCGCCCTCTTCAAGTCGGGCCTCGCATTTCCTATCGCCGAGGCGATGCTGAGTGTCAACTGGCTGCTCGTGCTCGGCGGGTTCGTGATCGTGAGCTGGTTCGCGAGCCGGACGGCGCACTCGGCCCTCTCGCCGGCCGCGCAGTACGCGGCGCTCGGCGGGTTCGTGTTTGCCCAGGCGATCATCTTCGTACCGCTGCTCTACATCGCTAACACCGTCGCCCCCGGCGTGATCGGCAGCGCGGCGTGGGTGACGCTGCTCGGGTTCACCGGCCTCACGGCGGTCGCCGTGCTGACGGGCAAGGACTTCTCGGTCCTCGGCGGCCTCCTCAAGTGGGGCTTCATCGTCGCCATCGTCGCCATTGTGGCCGGTGTGCTGTTCGGCTTCGAGCTCGGGACCTGGTTCTCGGTCGCGATGATCGGTCTCGCGGGCGCGGCGATCCTCTACGATACCTCGAAGATCCTCCGCGACTACCCCGAGGACCGGCACGTCGCGGCGTCGCTCGAACTCTTCGCCTCGGTCGCGCTGATGTTCTGGTACGTCCTCCGGCTGATGATGAGCCGCAACTAG